GTTCACACCTTGAATGGTTCATCATTAGCATTACCGCGCCTTATGGTAGCATTGATGGAAACATATCAGCAGCCTGATGGAACCATTCAGCTTCCTGAAATATTGAAAAATGAAGGTTTGTTTTAAATTTGAAGTGTTATGTTTCAAAAAAAGAGTTTAGTTTCACCTGAGATTGCGAGCAAGATAAAGCAGCTAGAGATTTTTACTCGCCGTTTGTTGAACGGTGCGCTTGTGGGTGATAGCCGTTCTGCAATAAAAGGAAGTGGTTTTGAATTTGACCAAATCCGTGAGTATAATTTTGGTGATGATATTCGCTTTATTGATTGGAAAGCATCAGCGCGAAACAATAAATTGTTAGTAAAACAGTATATTGAAGAGCGCAGTAGAACAATTTTTTTGGCGGTTGATGTTTCGCAATCAAGTATGTTTGGTTCTGGAACTTCTAACAAGTATAATCGCATTACTGAACTTGCAAGTGTATTAGCATTAGTTGCCCAGCATGGTAAAGACCATGTTGGGCTTTTGTTATTTTCTGACAAAATTGAAGAATATATTCCTGCGGGAAGTAGTTTGCATCATATCCATCGCATTATGGAAAGTATGCTCAGTTTTAAACCAAAACAATCAAAAACAGATATTTCAAAGGCATTACAACATCTTCTTTCAGTCAAAAAAAGTGATGCAATAGTATTTCTAGTTTCCGATTTTATTGATGAAGGCTTAGATACTTATCTTGCACAAGCAGCGCGTAAGTATGATTTGATAGCAGTGCGTTGCTTGGATGGTAATGAAAAATCTATTCCTGCTGTTGGATTTATTACGGTAGAAGATTTGGAAACTGGCGAGTTGGTTGAATTAGATTTGCGTGGTACGCGCAATAATGATGTTAAAAGATTTTTAGCAGCACGTATTGAACAACAAAATAAATTGTTTAAACGCCGTGGTGTAGATCTTTTTGATGTATCGCCAGATCGCACTGATTATTTGTCTGAAATGGTAAAGTTTTTTAGACGGCGCATGTTGTACTAGAGGCATACATCTACTTCACTAACGTTCCGTGAGTATGCCGTAAAAGGTTGTATTTTTATCGTTCGTATGGTTCGACGGACTCACCACGAACGGAAAGAGAAATTTTTATAGTCCCGTTCGTCCTGATACTTCGTCAGGCTCAGTAGTAAACGCTACGCTCAGTACTCTCGTGATTGTTCCAATCCCGTTCGTCCTGAGCTTGTCGAAGGATACGAACTCAAATAAATTGGTTAAAATAAGCGTGTGGAAAAAATTCTGTCAGAGGAAATGTGGCGTTTTCTTTCTAATATCTATTATCATAAGTCCGTTTGTGTTAGCTAACGAGCATTCACATTCTGTTCCCAGTTCTTCTGTTAATCTGACTTTTGACGATAAACAATCTCATACTGCTCATTCATATAGAACGCCTCAGTGGAATGATCATAATAAAAAAGGTAACGGTTATTATGCTCATTTGACTACGGCAGATTTTCAGCGAATATTTGCTGGTGCGCCAAACGAGGAAGAAGTTTTAAGTAACTATGAGCTGTATGCATATCCTAATTTTTGTGCATATGCTCGTACATTGTCTACCTACAATGAATTTATAACTTCACGTGCTGCAAAAATAAAAAGCGATAAGCAATTTAGGAAAAAAACGGCATATATTCCTGGATTTGAGTATAGTTTTGGGCTGTGGAGTGAAAAATCAGGATTCCATGATTTTGTTTTTGCTGAAGCACGGTGCATTGAGCAGTTGCGCACTCAACAAAAACCTGCTACAAAACAAGGGAATTTGCATATCAATCCACAGGCGATGGAACATCTTGCGCAACAATGGTCTACAAGGCGTAAGACTTGTCCTGATAATACACGATTGGTAGATCGTCTTAATGCATTAGAAAAAACGCGTAGTCAAAAAAATATCTCTTCTCATGGTTTTACTACCGAGCTTGATTATCAGCTTCACAAGGAACTTACTGAATCTCGCAATACAATGAATCAGTTGGAACGTAGATTTGCTTACGCACATCATGTTCAGGTATTGGCGCCAGTTGTATATCATTATGCATCGCAAGCTACACATGAACACTGTCCAATTGTAGCATTTCAATTATCTGATTTTTGTCATATGGTTACGCAAGTTCTCTTACACGGAATGCATGTTCTTTATGATGCATCTTTTGCTGTTGGTAAAGGCGTTTCTAAAGGATTTGCTACTATTACAAGTCTTGATCACTGGAAAGATATGGCGACAGGCATCTTGCAGCTAGGTTTGTTGTTTGCGGATGCAGTAGGGCAAGAAAGTGCTTTAGATTACTCAATGGCTTTGGCACGAGTATCTCAAGATTCTGATGCAGTATTTAAAATAGCACAACAATACTGTTTGCATACGCAAGTACAAAAAGATGCAATTAATCGCTGTGCACAAGAAACGTATCAAAAGATAAAATTTATGTCGTGGCAGGATTTACTTGAGCATGGTACTGAAATAGGTACCACTATGATTTTAGATACGTTAGCACTTAATACAGTTGGTGGCTTTACTCGTGCAGCAAGTGGATCTTTTGTAAAACAACTTACTAAAGCTACTGAAAGTGGTGCGATTTTTACTGAGCAGTATGCGGTTGAGGTTGCCGGTTTTGGTAAATTGATTGTTGAAGAGGGGGTTGATGTAGCTGGTA
The window above is part of the Candidatus Babeliales bacterium genome. Proteins encoded here:
- a CDS encoding DUF58 domain-containing protein; this encodes MFQKKSLVSPEIASKIKQLEIFTRRLLNGALVGDSRSAIKGSGFEFDQIREYNFGDDIRFIDWKASARNNKLLVKQYIEERSRTIFLAVDVSQSSMFGSGTSNKYNRITELASVLALVAQHGKDHVGLLLFSDKIEEYIPAGSSLHHIHRIMESMLSFKPKQSKTDISKALQHLLSVKKSDAIVFLVSDFIDEGLDTYLAQAARKYDLIAVRCLDGNEKSIPAVGFITVEDLETGELVELDLRGTRNNDVKRFLAARIEQQNKLFKRRGVDLFDVSPDRTDYLSEMVKFFRRRMLY
- a CDS encoding RNase A-like domain-containing protein, encoding MLANEHSHSVPSSSVNLTFDDKQSHTAHSYRTPQWNDHNKKGNGYYAHLTTADFQRIFAGAPNEEEVLSNYELYAYPNFCAYARTLSTYNEFITSRAAKIKSDKQFRKKTAYIPGFEYSFGLWSEKSGFHDFVFAEARCIEQLRTQQKPATKQGNLHINPQAMEHLAQQWSTRRKTCPDNTRLVDRLNALEKTRSQKNISSHGFTTELDYQLHKELTESRNTMNQLERRFAYAHHVQVLAPVVYHYASQATHEHCPIVAFQLSDFCHMVTQVLLHGMHVLYDASFAVGKGVSKGFATITSLDHWKDMATGILQLGLLFADAVGQESALDYSMALARVSQDSDAVFKIAQQYCLHTQVQKDAINRCAQETYQKIKFMSWQDLLEHGTEIGTTMILDTLALNTVGGFTRAASGSFVKQLTKATESGAIFTEQYAVEVAGFGKLIVEEGVDVAGKAADVIKKDLVLCADNQSIIQQVRRTVCPAKWSEEIIHKIRNVGDDILDIMERAGGHTLELHVGQTYDELLTRAIDKGGKTVTTFSDKKIALKTIKESLRNQTKEISIWLCDESKNELILEFSHSYTIGNGIFKGKNNPYYDLKYSRIVLEKNSKLELGFKILTAFPIIK